In one Streptomyces venezuelae genomic region, the following are encoded:
- a CDS encoding SRPBCC family protein produces MAEVSAEARIEAPAEKVWARLTDFSSWSEWNATHTSFPQGGPTTLEAGGTFVENMKLMGFPAEVNWTIGELETARTLAIAGKGPMGVNVGTRYSLSPEGSATVVRIEGEFTGAAVSLMAGKLKDSATAALNESLRKLDGLLT; encoded by the coding sequence ATGGCCGAAGTCAGCGCGGAGGCAAGGATCGAGGCGCCCGCCGAGAAGGTCTGGGCCCGGCTCACCGACTTCTCCTCCTGGAGCGAGTGGAACGCCACGCACACGAGCTTCCCCCAGGGCGGCCCCACGACGCTGGAAGCAGGCGGCACCTTCGTGGAGAACATGAAGCTGATGGGCTTCCCCGCCGAGGTCAACTGGACCATCGGCGAACTGGAGACCGCCCGCACCCTGGCCATCGCGGGCAAGGGCCCGATGGGCGTCAACGTCGGCACCCGCTACTCCCTCTCCCCCGAGGGTTCGGCGACGGTGGTCCGCATCGAGGGAGAGTTCACCGGGGCAGCGGTCTCGCTGATGGCGGGCAAGCTGAAGGACTCGGCGACCGCGGCGCTCAACGAATCGCTGCGCAAGCTGGACGGCCTGCTGACCTGA
- a CDS encoding putative protein N(5)-glutamine methyltransferase, translating to MSVSAFSTSHHSSIVSTLRAAGCVFAEDEAELILSTARTPSEAAAMVERRAAGLPLEHVLGWAEFRGLRMVVDPGVFVPRRRTEFLVDRAAELVDRAAEPAGRAAVVVDLCCGSGALGAALAAGLAEVELYAADIDPAAVRCARRNVAHAGGEVYEGDLYAPLPDALRGRVDILLANVPYVPSEEVGLLPAEARVHEARVALDGGADGLDVLRRVTEEAPAWLAPGGHLLFETSEGQVPAAVDAVERAGLAARVVSDEEGYATVVIGTWPGAGAGGL from the coding sequence ATGTCGGTCTCCGCTTTCTCCACGTCACACCACTCCTCCATCGTCAGTACGTTGCGTGCCGCAGGCTGCGTCTTCGCCGAGGACGAGGCGGAGTTGATCCTCTCCACCGCACGCACCCCCTCCGAAGCGGCCGCCATGGTCGAGCGCCGCGCGGCCGGTCTGCCGCTCGAACACGTCCTGGGGTGGGCGGAGTTCCGGGGCCTGCGGATGGTCGTGGACCCGGGAGTGTTCGTACCGCGCCGTCGTACCGAGTTCCTCGTCGACCGTGCCGCGGAACTCGTCGACCGGGCTGCCGAACCCGCCGGTCGCGCGGCCGTCGTCGTCGACCTGTGCTGCGGGTCGGGAGCCCTCGGGGCCGCGCTCGCCGCGGGTCTCGCCGAAGTCGAGCTGTACGCGGCCGACATCGACCCCGCGGCGGTCCGCTGCGCCCGCCGCAACGTCGCCCACGCCGGAGGCGAGGTCTACGAAGGAGACCTCTACGCCCCGCTTCCCGACGCCCTGCGGGGGCGCGTCGACATCCTCCTCGCGAACGTCCCGTACGTCCCCTCCGAAGAGGTGGGTCTGCTGCCCGCGGAGGCCCGCGTCCACGAGGCGCGCGTGGCCCTCGACGGTGGCGCGGACGGGCTCGACGTGCTGCGCCGGGTGACCGAGGAGGCGCCCGCGTGGCTGGCGCCCGGCGGTCACCTCCTCTTCGAGACGAGCGAGGGGCAGGTGCCCGCAGCCGTCGACGCCGTCGAACGCGCGGGCTTGGCGGCGCGGGTGGTGAGCGACGAGGAGGGGTACGCGACGGTGGTCATCGGGACGTGGCCGGGGGCCGGAGCGGGCGGGCTCTGA
- a CDS encoding PadR family transcriptional regulator: MRTHGFEHEHGRGHGHGRRGGPEGREGFGREGFGGFGGFEGRRGAFGPFGPGFGGPGGPWGGGRGGRGGGPRGRARRGDVRASILALLKARPMHGYEMIQEIAERSGGAWKPSPGSVYPTLQLLEDEGLISSASEGGKKLFSLTDAGREAAEEGPEAPWEEAGRGVDWDALNEIRQAGFGLMEAFGQVWKTGSKEQREKALTVINDARKKLYLILADED; this comes from the coding sequence ATGCGTACCCATGGTTTTGAACACGAGCACGGTCGCGGCCACGGACACGGTCGTCGAGGCGGCCCCGAGGGCCGTGAGGGCTTCGGCCGCGAAGGTTTCGGTGGTTTCGGTGGCTTCGAGGGGCGGCGCGGCGCGTTCGGTCCCTTCGGTCCCGGCTTCGGCGGGCCCGGTGGCCCCTGGGGTGGCGGCCGGGGCGGACGCGGAGGCGGCCCGCGCGGCAGGGCGAGGCGTGGCGACGTACGCGCGTCGATCCTGGCCCTGCTGAAGGCCCGGCCCATGCACGGCTACGAAATGATCCAGGAGATCGCCGAGCGCAGCGGCGGGGCGTGGAAGCCCAGCCCGGGTTCGGTCTACCCGACCCTCCAGCTGCTGGAGGACGAGGGCCTGATCAGCAGTGCGAGCGAAGGCGGCAAGAAGCTGTTCTCGCTCACCGACGCCGGGCGCGAGGCGGCCGAAGAGGGTCCCGAGGCGCCGTGGGAAGAGGCCGGCCGCGGGGTCGACTGGGACGCGCTGAACGAGATCCGACAGGCCGGCTTCGGTCTGATGGAGGCGTTCGGGCAGGTCTGGAAGACCGGCAGCAAGGAGCAGCGCGAGAAGGCGCTGACGGTCATCAACGACGCCCGCAAGAAGCTGTACCTGATCCTCGCCGATGAGGACTGA